From the Streptomyces sp. NBC_00390 genome, the window TAGGCGGCCTGCGTGGGGAAGACGTTGAAGCGCCGGTGGAACGTTTCGACCTCATCGAGCAGGGCGGCCCCGTCGATGGCGGGCACCGTGGCGTTGGTGGCGGTCATGCGGCGGCCCTCCTGTCCACCGTTCCGGCGGGGGTCGGGTGCGGGTCAGGACGAAGAGCAGAAAGGACGCCCTTGCGGGCGGCGACTTTCGCGCCCGCGGGAGCCGGGGCGGTCTGCTCGTCGGCGGCATGCGGGCAGTGCCAGACGCGGACCCGCATGGTGAGTTCGATGACGGCTGCGCGGCCCCGGGCGCATTCGTGGTGGCCGCAGCGGCAGAGCCAGTCCGCGACCGGCGGGGACATGACCATGCGGATGTGCAGGCCCGGCATGATGCCGGTGATGATGACCGGCTGTTCGGCGGCCGGCGCCTGGCCGGTGTTGACGGGCAGGCGTTTCAGGGCGGGGGGACGGGGCCTCGTGGTCATGCCGTCTCCCGGGGCCGGGCGGTGCGGATGGACCAGTTGAGCGCGCTGCTGATGGTGGCGCGGCACTCGGCCGGCGGGAGTCCGGCAGCCTCGCCCGCCCCCTGAAAAGCCTCTTCAACCACCTGCCGGGGGATCTCGCCCCACGCGACGAACCGCCCCACCGCGCGGGTCCCGGCGAGCAGCCGCGCGTTGCGTCCGCCCTCACTCGCGGCGGCGACGGCGGCGATTTCGGCGTTCAACGCGGCTGTGGCGCAGCGAGAGGACCGCGACGCGACAGGCGCCGCCGTTAGTGCCCGCGTCGCCTGACGGCTCGTCAGGCGGGCGTATAGCCATTCCGGGAGCGGAGCGGGCGGCCGGTCGTCGACGACCGCATACGTCCCGGCGGGGGTGATGCTGCCGGGGGCGACGACGTAGCCGCCGTGCGCGCGGGTGTCGACGAGCGCCGCGAGGGTGCCCGCACTGTTCACGAGCCGGGACCCGGCGGGGACGGTGAAGTACAGGTGCATTCCGCCGCTCGCGGTCCGGATCGTGCGGGTGGTGGGCACTGCCTGCCCGGTGCGCTCGCAGAGCGCCTTGAAGGTCGTCACGCCGCAAGGCGTGTCCGCATTGCTGTTGGTCTTGGGCTTGTCGAGGTCGATGACGAGCAGTCCGGCGGGGCCGGTGGCGATGCCGACGTTGAACGCGCCGGCCGTCCACGCGGCGTGGATGCGGTCTGGGTCGGTGGTGGCGCGCTGCTCCCACTTCACGTGCCCGCTCGAGCAGTCGCCGGAGCGGGTGCAGGCGTCCTCGCCGTGCAGCGCGGGGCGCTTGCCGCCGGGCCGCAGCGGCAGGACCGGCCACCCCAGGGCGGCGGCATCGAGCGCTGCGGCGAGCAGCGCGGACTTGCGGTCATGGGTCATGCTGGATGTCTCCAGTTCTGAGAGAGTGCTGGCAGACGAGAGCGGCCCCGGTTCTTGGTCGGATGTGGGCCGCTCTCGGCTTGTCAGAAGGGCGGTTCGTCGCTGTAGCCGCCGGGGCCCCACGGGTCGGGATGCGCGCGTCGGCGACGCGGCAGGCGCGGAAGCGAGAGCAGGGTCCACTGGCGGGTCTCGTTCCAGCAGTGGCAGGGCTCCCAGTCGGTGTCGGCGTATTCGCCGGTCTCGTAGTCGCCGTAGTCGTGCTCGAAGCCGCCCTCCCCTGCGCACTCAGTGCAGTTGGGGCGCGGGGTGTCGGCCAGGACCAGCGCGCGGCGCGGCAAGGTGACCTGGCGGATGCGCAGTCGGGGCATGGCGAACCTCCTACAGGTTCGGGATGGCGTTGATGACGGCGTCGGCGAGGTTGTTGATGGGTTCAGCGGCGCCGGTGGAGGCGAGGAAGAAGCCGAACCCGGCGGCGGTGAACGCGCTCCCGGCACTGAGGCTGTGGGAGCGGAGCAGGAAGAAGAGCACCAGGCCGAAGAGCAGGACGAGCGAGACGGTCACGGCCATGCCGTGACCTCCCTTCCGGTCAGGGGCGGATGGTGGGTCGGTGGGGTCGGGTGCCGACGCGCTGGATGTCGCGGCTGGTGTTGAGCAGGCGGCGGCCGATGCGGAGCCGGAGGCGTTGTCCTCGGCAGCGGCGGCATGCCTTGACGGTCTTGCGGGCGGTGCGGATGCCGGTGCCGCGGCACTTGCGGCAGGGTCCGAACGGGCTGAGAGCACACAACGCTGCGTAACCGGCGAGGATCAGCGGGACGGCGAGGCTAGCGAGAGCCACGAGGGCTCACATCCCTTCTCAGGGGCGGGTTTCGGGGGTTTGCGCAGGTGGACCGCTAGGCGCTAGTTGGCTGATCAGCGGACCCATGGGTTGCTAGTGGGGTTGCTAGACCTAGCGGGCGCGGGTGCTAGGTCTAGCAACCTTGCTGGGCCTATGCGGCGGCCCGATCGGCGTTACGGCGAGTGATGGCAGCGGTGACCTCGGCGCGCTTGATGCCGCGCCGGTTGGCGCCCTCGCCGTCGTCGGTCTGGCCCCAGACCTGGCCGGGCTTGATGCCCCAGGGCTTGAGTGCGGCGGTGACGTTCTCGCCCTGCCACCCGCCGTAGGTGTCGGGCTGGGCTGCGGCGAGACGGGTGGCGATGCGCTCGCACCACACGGACTTCTCGCCGTCCGCGATCACGTCGAGGACGTCGGTGAGGATGTCCGACCCGTTGGTCTTCTCGGGGCCGTGGCCGATGGCGTGGCCGGTGACGTTGCTGTACTCCTCGCGCGCCTGGCGGGCGCGGGCGACGATGCGTTCGGCGGCGACCGCGTCGACGAACGCGGACGCGACGATGCGGGGGTCGTCGCCCTCGCCGGCCATCCAGCAGATGCCCCGATCCGACCGGGAGAACATCGTGGCCCGGTACCCCGACTTGTACATGGACGTGCCGAGGACCATGTCGTTGGCGGGCTGCCCCATGACCTTGAGGCAGAACCTGAGCACGGCGTTGGCGCTGATGCCGGTGGGCAGGGACTTCGCGTCGGGGCGCTGGGTGCCGAACATGGCCACGATCCCGAGGGCGGGGCCGCGCTTGACCAGGTCGGTGCAGATGGCCTCGATCTCCTTGCCGTGCTCCTCGTGCTCGAAGGGCACCTGGCACTCGTCGAAGCCGACGACGATCGGGTGCAGCCCGAGCGTCTTGTCACCGGCGAGTTCCGGGGTGACCTTGGACTCCGGGCAGCGGGTGCGCGGCAGGGACTTGATGACCTTCGCCCGGCGGCGCAGTTCCTCTTTCAGCTCCCGCAGCGTCTCGAGGACGTAGGCGATGTCGTCGTCTTCCTCGCCGGCGCGGTAGCGGTGGCAGACCGGTTCCAGGGCGCCGAAGTCGCCGGTGCCCTTGAAGTCGAACGCGTGGACTTCGGCCCGCGGATCGAGGGCGGCGATGAGCAGGAACAGCCGCATGAGGAACGTCTTGCCCATCCGCGGGATGGAGCCGACGACCACGGACGCGAACATGAGGGTGACGGCGACGTCTCGCATGCGCTGGTCGTTGCCGAACACGACCGGCTTGAACAGGTCCACCGTGCCGGTCTTGGCGAGCGGCCAGGCGGGTTTGGTGGTCTCGTTCATCGGCTTGTCCCCGACCCACAGAACGAGACGTCCCTCGTGCTGCTCGGGGTCCGGCGACGGCCACACGCAGCCGGTCTTCCTGCGCAGGCCGGACGCGAGGGGCTTGCGGGCCTCCATGATGTCCTCGGGCGTGACGCCGTAGGGCAGGTCGAGATCCGCGCGGTAGCCGGGCCCGTCCCGCACGATCTCGGACACGAACTTGAGCCCGTTCATGTCGCCGCCCTTCTTAATGGCAGCGGTGATCTTCGCGTTCCCGATCGAATCCAGGCCCCGGAGCACGATCGAGCCGGTGAGCTTCTGCACCTCCGTCTTCAGCACCGCAGGGCCGACGACCGGGGCGTCGGGCTGCTGCCCGCCGATGCCGAGCAGGAGCACGCCGCCGGCGGCGAACGCGTACAGGAAAGCGGGCGCGAGGACGTACAGGTAGAGGGCGAACCCGACGCCGAACACGGCCGCGACCAGCGTGACGAGCCCGCGCAGGCGGATGCGTCCGGACCGAAGGCGGGCCAGGCGCATGTACTCCTCGACGTCCTCGGTGCGCACGGCGAACTCCCGCAGCGGGGCGGCCTCGCGGTCCCAGACCCACCGGTTGGTGGAGGCGATGAACCGGCACGCGCCACGGGGCGACATCAGTGCGAGGCGGCCCGCATATACCGGGACGCGGACGCCATGGAACAAGGCGGCGTAGCCGAGGTTCGCGCCCGCGTGGCGGGCGGTGGCGAGGAAGTCGCGCCGGTTGGTGAGCCATCCGGCGAGCACCGGCTTGCGCTTCTCGATGCTCACCTTCGGGTCGGGAAGCGCCGGGTTGTCGACCGGCACCGGCACGGCCGGCGCGTCGTCGTCGCGGTCTATGTCGGGTACGGGCCGCAGGTGCGCGGCCGCGGATTCGTCGGTCATGCTGGTCTCTCTCCTGCTGCTCGAAGTGGTGGTCAGGGGCCCGGGGCGGCCGGGATGCTTGGCGGCTGTCGACCGCCCCGGGGCACAGCTACCTGCGGTTGCTGTTCTTCTTCTCGTCGAGCTCTTCGCGCTTGCGGGCCTTGGCGATGACCCGCTCGACCTTGCGTTCCAGGTCGCCCTGGTAGACCCGCTCACCGGCGATGCCGCGCTTGGCCATCCGGGCGACGTACCACGCGACCTGGGTCTTCTCGCCAGCAGTTAGGCGCGGTTCGTTCTCGTAACGGGCCATCACTCGGCCTCCTTCGCGGCGGCCTCGACGATCGCGGCCGCGGTGGCGAGCTGGGCCCACACGGCGGCCTGCGTGAGGTTCTCCTCGGGCACCTTGTGGAAGTCGTCCTTGAAGGTCAGTAGCTTCTCGGCGCGCTCGCGGTATTCGTGGCTGGTCACTTCTGCTCCCGTCCGGGGCCGGGCTGTCCGGCTCCCCTCACCGCCCGCACGTGTGTCGGGCGGATCGGGCAGCCGTCAGCGGCGGCGCCGGGCCTTGGCGATGTTCTTCGCCGCGGCCTTGCCGTCCGCGCCGCCGACGCTCTTCACGACGGTGACGACGCCCCAGGCGCAGACGGAGGCGATCAGGGCGAGCAGGGCGAGGTTCGCGGCCATGGCGGTCAGTACGCCGACGAGCAGCGGGCCGAAGTAGACGCCCGCAGCGACAGCACCGGCGCCGACTCCGGAGCCGAGCGCGATGCGCTGCACCGTGCGGTCCGGCGGCGCGTGGTGCACGTGCTGGTGAACGACCTGCGGACCGCCGTAGGGCTGCGGCACAGCGGGCAGTTGGTCGGCCTGGACGTAGGTGTAGGTGCCGTCCGGGAGCTGCACCACCCGGGCAGGCTCAGGCAGCGATTCCATCAGTGGTCCCTTCGGGATAGGCGCACGGCACGCAGGTGCCGAGCGAGGCAGGAATGACGTATCCGGCATCGAGCCCGCAGGCGGAGCAGGTGCGGCGCGCTTGCATGGCGCGGGCGAGTGCCACCCGGCGGCCAGGGGTCATGGGCCGGACCGGCAGAGCACGGTCAATGCGGTACAGGTAGGCGACCAACGGACCCCGGCGCCGCCGAGGCCGTTCCAGCTGCGCGGCGACGTCCTGCCCGCCCGGCCGCAGCCCGAGGGCGCGCAGCTGTCGGCGGGTGGCGTAGCCGTCCGGAGCGAGCCGCCACCGGTAGACGAGCAGCGTGCCCATTACGCGGCCACGCGCTTCCACGCAGCTCGCAGCCGGACTTCGGATGCGGAGTGGCCGGCTGCGCGGAACCGGGTGGCCATCTCCCGGTAGGACAGTGCCGGGGTCTCGCTGTGCCGGATCTCGTCAACCAGCCGGTCAAGCTCTGCATCCGTGAGCGCCGGGGCCGCACTCAGAGCGAGCACGGAAACGGGTTCGGTCGGCCCCCAGACCGGCAGCTCCCACGCCGGTGCGACACCGGCCGTGACGCGGGTCGTCACGCTGGTCAACGCCCTGCCGGTGTCCTCGCCGTCCCGCGCCGTCTCCAACGTCGACCACGCCCGCGAAAGCGTCTGTGCAGTCCTCGCTTGAACGCGTGCGACGCGCGCCCCGGCCGCCGTCACGGCCGTCAACCGAGTCTCCTCGGTGGCGGCCTCCGCCCGCAGCCGGGCGCGGGCCACGGCCGCTTCGTCGCGGGCCTCCTGCTGAATCCCCCGGATCGCCCCGAGCGCACCAGGAGTAAGCGCGGTCCGCTCCCACAGGCCGTGCACCAGCCACAGAGCCTTAGCCGCCACCGGCAACCAGGCGACCGCAAGCCACGCACCGGAGGACTCCTCAGCGGTGAGCGCGTGGGCGACCAGGACCCCGGTAGCGACCAGACCGAAGAACCAACCGACTGCGGTGACGGCGGTGGAGTGGTCGCCCTGCGCGGCGAGACGGCGTTCGTAGGCGAGGGTGGCGAGCCATCCACCGTCGATCCCAAGACCGACCACGAGAGCGACCGGCCACGGCACCGCCCCACCCAGCCACATCACCACCACCGCGAGGGTGAGCACCATGGACACCGCCGTCATCGCGACGGCTGGCAACACAGTCTTGGCGTTCATGCCGCACCCCCGGACAGGCTCATCGTGCTGGCTGTGCGGTTCGTCAGGTCCCGGCGCGTGGCCAGCACCCGATTGCGGGCCCGGCGCCCGCGGCGGGCGTCCAGCTCGTTCACCGGCCGGTCCATGGCGGTGATCTGCGCGTCGAGCAGTTCGACCTCTGCCGTGATGAGCGGCATCTCGCTCTCGATCGCGTCCAGCTCCGCGGCCGTCGGCTCGCGGTCGAATTCGGGGGCGGTAACAAGCGCCTGAACAGCACCGATGTGCTTCATGAGTCGTGTTCCTCTCAGACAGGAACGGCTCAACACAGCGGCCCCGGTGTTCCAGCACCGGGGCCGCACGCCGTTGAAGTCGGTAGTTCCGGCTCCCCTCGGCGCTGCTCGTACGAGACGAGCAGCGGAGGCAACCGGCCGCAGCGAGTGCTGCGACGTTGTTCAGACCTCCGATTCGCGTGGTGCCGCTGACCCTGGGGAGGTCTGGTTCCCGGGGCGTAGGCGGCGTCAATGTCGGCCACGCGGTTCTTTAGAGCCGATGGCGTGTCCCCCTGCGCGGGGTGTGGGGCCCGGTTGTGACGCGGGCCCGGTCTCGGTCGGCTGGTCTCCACTCGCCTCGGCCGGGCGACTTCACGGCCGTGGTGCTGCGGTGGATCACGCTGTCCAGTTGTTGAGCACCGCCCCTGAGCAGCCCAAAGAAGGCCCTTAAGAGCACGGCACGACCATGCATGCCTTCCGTAGTCCTAGGACTGCGTGAGTCGCTAGTGAGACACTGCACCCACAGTCCCAGGACTGTCAACAGTCCTGGGACTGT encodes:
- a CDS encoding protein spdB gives rise to the protein MNAKTVLPAVAMTAVSMVLTLAVVVMWLGGAVPWPVALVVGLGIDGGWLATLAYERRLAAQGDHSTAVTAVGWFFGLVATGVLVAHALTAEESSGAWLAVAWLPVAAKALWLVHGLWERTALTPGALGAIRGIQQEARDEAAVARARLRAEAATEETRLTAVTAAGARVARVQARTAQTLSRAWSTLETARDGEDTGRALTSVTTRVTAGVAPAWELPVWGPTEPVSVLALSAAPALTDAELDRLVDEIRHSETPALSYREMATRFRAAGHSASEVRLRAAWKRVAA
- a CDS encoding DUF6251 family protein — translated: MESLPEPARVVQLPDGTYTYVQADQLPAVPQPYGGPQVVHQHVHHAPPDRTVQRIALGSGVGAGAVAAGVYFGPLLVGVLTAMAANLALLALIASVCAWGVVTVVKSVGGADGKAAAKNIAKARRRR
- a CDS encoding DUF6284 family protein — its product is MKHIGAVQALVTAPEFDREPTAAELDAIESEMPLITAEVELLDAQITAMDRPVNELDARRGRRARNRVLATRRDLTNRTASTMSLSGGAA
- a CDS encoding cell division protein FtsK, whose product is MTDESAAAHLRPVPDIDRDDDAPAVPVPVDNPALPDPKVSIEKRKPVLAGWLTNRRDFLATARHAGANLGYAALFHGVRVPVYAGRLALMSPRGACRFIASTNRWVWDREAAPLREFAVRTEDVEEYMRLARLRSGRIRLRGLVTLVAAVFGVGFALYLYVLAPAFLYAFAAGGVLLLGIGGQQPDAPVVGPAVLKTEVQKLTGSIVLRGLDSIGNAKITAAIKKGGDMNGLKFVSEIVRDGPGYRADLDLPYGVTPEDIMEARKPLASGLRRKTGCVWPSPDPEQHEGRLVLWVGDKPMNETTKPAWPLAKTGTVDLFKPVVFGNDQRMRDVAVTLMFASVVVGSIPRMGKTFLMRLFLLIAALDPRAEVHAFDFKGTGDFGALEPVCHRYRAGEEDDDIAYVLETLRELKEELRRRAKVIKSLPRTRCPESKVTPELAGDKTLGLHPIVVGFDECQVPFEHEEHGKEIEAICTDLVKRGPALGIVAMFGTQRPDAKSLPTGISANAVLRFCLKVMGQPANDMVLGTSMYKSGYRATMFSRSDRGICWMAGEGDDPRIVASAFVDAVAAERIVARARQAREEYSNVTGHAIGHGPEKTNGSDILTDVLDVIADGEKSVWCERIATRLAAAQPDTYGGWQGENVTAALKPWGIKPGQVWGQTDDGEGANRRGIKRAEVTAAITRRNADRAAA
- a CDS encoding RRQRL motif-containing zinc-binding protein yields the protein MGTLLVYRWRLAPDGYATRRQLRALGLRPGGQDVAAQLERPRRRRGPLVAYLYRIDRALPVRPMTPGRRVALARAMQARRTCSACGLDAGYVIPASLGTCVPCAYPEGTTDGIAA
- a CDS encoding bifunctional DNA primase/polymerase, which produces MTHDRKSALLAAALDAAALGWPVLPLRPGGKRPALHGEDACTRSGDCSSGHVKWEQRATTDPDRIHAAWTAGAFNVGIATGPAGLLVIDLDKPKTNSNADTPCGVTTFKALCERTGQAVPTTRTIRTASGGMHLYFTVPAGSRLVNSAGTLAALVDTRAHGGYVVAPGSITPAGTYAVVDDRPPAPLPEWLYARLTSRQATRALTAAPVASRSSRCATAALNAEIAAVAAASEGGRNARLLAGTRAVGRFVAWGEIPRQVVEEAFQGAGEAAGLPPAECRATISSALNWSIRTARPRETA
- a CDS encoding DUF6257 family protein, with the protein product MARYENEPRLTAGEKTQVAWYVARMAKRGIAGERVYQGDLERKVERVIAKARKREELDEKKNSNRR